The DNA segment CGAACCCGTCGCCGGGCTGCCGTTGCACGGGCGGCCTCGGTTCCTGTCCGGCAGCGGGGGCATGGTGGCCTCGGCGCACGACATGCACCGGTTCACGGAACTCTTGCGGCGGCGGGGCGAGTTGGACGGGGTCCGGCTGCTCGCCCCGCAGACCGTGGACCTGATGACCCGCAACCACCTTCCCGGCGGCTCCGATCTGCGCGCCGTCGGCAGCCGTCCGGCCCACGACGATCCCGGCAACGAGGGGGTCGGTTTCGGCCTCGGCGTCTCCGTGGTCGTCGACCCGTCCCGTACACAGGATCCTTCCGGCCTCGGCACGTACGGCTGGACGGGGGTCGCCACCACGGCGTTCTGGGTCGACCCGGGCCGCGACCTGACCGTGCAGTTCTACACGCAGGTGCGGCCCAGGTCCTCCCACACGGCCTTCCGGGACCTCAGGCGGCTCGTGCACGAGGCCGTCACCGGCTGAACCCTCCGCTGTCCGGCCAGGGGCGCCGTCAGGACCAGTGCGCCACCGCGTCGAGGTGGGGCAGGTTGTGGTCGAGGCGTTCCCGCTTGGTGCGCAGGTAGGTGATGTTACTCTCGCACGGCGGGATCAACAGCGGTACCTGTTCGGTGACCTGGATGCCGTGCTGCTGCAACGCGTCGCGCTTGCGGGGGTTGTTGGACATCAGCCGGACCGACTCCACGCCCAGGTCCTGGAGGATACCCGCGGCGACGCCGTAGTCGCGGGCGTCCACCGGCAGGCCGAGGGCGAGGTTCGCCTCGACGGTGTCCAGGCCCTCCGCCTGCAGGGCCATCGCGCGCAGTTTCGCCAGCAGGCCGATGCCTCGGCCCTCGTGCCCTCTCAGGTAGACGACCACGCCCGCCCCTTCGTCGGCGACGGCGCGCAGCGCGGCGGCGAGCTGGTCGCCGCACTCGCAGTGCCGGGAGCCGAACGCGTCCCCGGTCAGGCATTCCGAGTGCAGCCGGGTGAGGACCCGGTCCGCGCCGATATCGCCGTGAACCAGGGCGACTTGTTCGTCACCGCGGTCGTGGTCCAGGTAGCCGACCGCCTGGAACTTTCCGTACACGGTGGGCAACGGTGCATTCACGACGCGTTCCACGCCGGTGCGCTGCGGGGGCTTCTTGCCGAGTACGCCTATGTTTTCTGTCATGATTCTCGAGTTCCTAAGCAGAGACGGAAGGCCGTGAGGATATGAGTGGTTCACCAAAGCGGTCGGCGGCATACGGCCCGGTCCACGGTCTGTTGCCGGCGGATACTACAGAAGATGTACGGAAGCGGGGCGCCGACGTCTCACGGCAGATCGCGGTCCTTCCCGTCGGGAGTTTCGAGCAGCACGGCCCGTTCCTGCCGCTGGCTACCGACACGCTGGTGGCGTGTGCCGTCGCGCGGGAGATCGCCGACGCGTATCCGGTGCATCTCCTGCCTCCGGTGACGATCGGCTGCTCGCACGAGCACGCGGCCTGGCCGGGAACCGTCTCCATCTCCTCCGTGACCCTTCACGCGGTGGTACGGGACATCGCCGACTCGCTGCGCCGGTCAGGTGTGGACACCCTGGTGGTGGTCAACGGACACGGCGGAAACTACGTACTCGGCAACGTCGTTCAGGAATCATCCGCCCGCGGTGAGCGCATGGCGCTGTTCCCCGCCCCGGAGGACTGGGAGACCGCGTTGCGGCACGCCGGTGTGGAAACCTCACTGCTCACCGACATGCACGCGGGGGAAATCGAGACCTCCATCCTTCTGCGCACTCATCCCGAATTGCTCCGACCCGGTTATGAGACCTCCGATCACGTAGCCGACGACCGGAGCCAGTTGCTCACGCTGGGAATGTCCGCCTATACCGATTCCGGTGTCATCGGCCGCCCTTCGCTGGGCTCGGCGGACAAGGGCAGGGAACTCCTGGTGAGCCTCGTGGACTCCTTCGGCACGTATTTCTCGATGCTCTCCCCCGCCTCCGCTCCGGCCTCGGCCCCCAGCGGTGTCAGCGGGGCGTAGTCCGGGATGTCCTGCGCGTCGGAGGCGGGTGCGGGTCCGGGCGTGGGGGCGGCGGCCGTCCGGCGGCCGGCGCGCAGGCCGGCGTACCAGCGGGCGACGAGCACGAGCACACCGGGCAGGCTCGCCGCGAGGCTGAGCACTCCGTAGACCACGGCGACGGTCAGGCCGCGGCCCGCGCCCAGTCCCGCGGCGCCGAACGCCCAGGCGGCGACGCCCTCGCGGGGGCCCCAGCCGCCGACGTTCAGGGGCAGCGACATGGCGAGCAGCGCCAGGACGGCCAGGGGCAGCAGCTCGGTCACCGCCGCACCGACCCCGGCGACACGGGCGGCGAGGACGAACATCGCCAGGTATCCGGCCAGGACGACGGAGGAGGAGACGAGGACGCCCGGCCCGTTGCGCCGGGACAGCAGCCCCTCACGTGCCTCGGCGAGCGCCGACCGCAGCGCCCGGCCCCGGCGGGAGGGTCCCGGCCGGTTCATCCGCAGGGCGAGGACGACAGCGCAGGCACCCAGTGCGGCGAGGCCCGCCATGGGTGCCGCCTGCCGCAGGTCGTCGCGGACCGGGGACGGCATGGTCAGCAGCATCACGGCGCCTGCGGCGAACAGCGCGAGCTGTCCGGCGGTCCGCTCCAGGACCACGGACCGCACCCCGCGGCCCAGGTCGCCGGTGCTCTGCCCGTGCCGTACCGCGCGGTGGACGTCGCCGAGGACGCCTCCGGGCAGGGCCGCGTTCAGGAACAGGGCGCGGTAGTAGTCGGCGACCGCCGGGGCGAGGGGCAGCCGGATGCGCAGGGCGCGGGCCACCAATGCCCAGCGCCAGGCGCTGAACACCGTGGTCACCAGCCCGATCCCGAGCGCCACCAGCAGGGACGGCCCGTCGATCCGGCGCAGCCCGTCGACGAAGACGCCGGTGCCCAGGCGCCACAGCAGCACGGCGAGGATGGCGACGCCGGCGACGGTGCCGATGCGGGTGCGTACGGCGGGGGTGTTGAGCCGGGCGAAGAAGGCGCGGGGGCCGGTGGCGGTACCGGCACCGGGGCGTACGGGGTGCGACGGGGACGGCTCCGGAATGGGCAGGCCCAGTACCGGTGTCTCCACCGCCCTGGCGGTCACGCGGTGCCGCCCGCCGGCCGGCACAGGGCGAGCAGGTCGGTGTGGTGGACGACGACCCGCAGGTCGCCCGCGGCGCAGGCCTCCAGACGCTCGGTGAGGTACCGGCTCGCGGGCTCGGCCAGTTCGGGGCGTTCCTCGACCGCCGCGCCGACCCAGCCCCGCAGCCACTGGGCGATCAGCCCCGCGTGCTCGGGGCCGAGCCGCCAGGGGCTCGGGTTGAGCCGTACGGTCGCCCCGTGCTCGGAGAAGGCTTCCGCGGCGGCGGTGGCCGCGTCCGGGCCGAGCAGTCCGCCTCGCTTCTGGTGGGCGTTGAACGCCTCGGCGATCTCCTGGTCCAGCGGGTGAGGCGCGGTCAGTTCGGCGCGTCCGGCCACCGACAGCGTGAGCAGCGCCGGGCAGCCGGCTCCGGCGCAGGCGGCGGCGAGGGCGTCGACGTCCTCGCGGGTGAGGACGTCGAGGAGTGCGGACGCCGTCACCAGGGAGGCGCCGGACAGGGCGTCCGCGGTGAGCCGGGCGACGTCGCCGCGCCGGGTCTCCACACTGACGCGGCTGCCGTCGGCGGCGGACCGCGGGGAGGCAACGGCGGCGAAGTGCAGGAGGTAGGGGTCCCGGTCGTGCAGGACCCAGTGCTGGGCGCCGTCCAGGCGGGGCGCGAGCCAGCGGCCCATCGAGCCGGTGCCGCAGCCGATGTCGTGGATGACGAAACCGTCGGCCCGTTTCGGCAGGTTGGCGAGCTTGATGCGCAGCGGGTCGAGCAGGTCGTGGGCCCGTGCGAAGGCGTCGGCGGGTTCGCGCAGCTGGAGCCACTCGGGCGCGTACCGGGCGGGTTCGTCCGCCTCGGGGTCGGTGTCGCTGCCCGTCCCCCGCAGCCGGAGGGTGGCCCGCTCACCGGGATGCGGCGCGGGGCCGGCACCGGGGATGACGGACTGGGCGTCCCCGGACCGGGGGCCGGGCTGGGCCGGGATCGCGCCGGTGCCACCCGTGTCCGTGGTCATGGCCGTACTCGCGCCGGTTCCGCTGCCGGTCTGCTGTGTCGTCGCCTGCTTGGTCATGCGGCCCTCCGGGGTTCGGCAGGAAGCCGGCGCAGTACCGTCGCCAGGCTCTGTGCGGTGCTCGCCCAGCCGCCGAGCGCGGCACGCCGGCCGCGGGCAGCCGCCTTCAGCCGGCGGCGGACGTCTGCCTCCCCGAACCAGCCGCGCAGTTCGAGGGCGATGGCGGCGGGGTTCTCCGGCGGGACGAGGATGCCGGGCACCCCGCCGTCGGGGGCACGGCCGACGGCCTCGGGCAGTCCCCCGACATCGGTGGCCAGCACCGGGATGCCCCGCGCCAGCGCCTCGGTGACCGCCATGCCGTACGTCTCGGCGTACGAGGTGAGGACCATCAGGTCGGCGGTGGCGTAGCTGGCGTCGAGCTCGGCGCCGGACTTCGGTCCCGTCAGTTCCAGCCGGTCCTGGAGGCCGTGCTTGCGGATCAGGTGCCGCAGATGGGTGACGTACTCGGGGTCGTGGGTGAGTCCGCCGACCAGGGCGCAGCTCCACGGCAGGTCGGACACCGCCGCCAGTGCCTCCACCAGCCGGTGCTGTCCCTTGCGCGGGGTGACGGCGGCGACGCAGAGCAGCCGGGAGACGCCGTCGGTGCCGGAGGCGAGGGGCGCGATGTCGGCGCCGGGGGCGGCGACGTGGATGCGGTCGGGCGCGAGACCGTGGTGGGAGACCAGGCGGCGTGCCGCCCAGTCGCTGGTGCCGATCACGGCGGGTACCGCGCGCAGCACCGCACGTTCGCGTGCGTCCAGGTCGGCGGCGAGGGCCGGGGCGAGCCCGGTCTCGTCGCCGAGCGGGAGGTGGACGAGGACGGCCATGCGCAGCCGTTGCGCCTCCGGGACGACGATCTCGGGGACCCCGCAGGCGACCAGCCCGTCCAGCATGACGACGCTGCCGTCCGGCAGTTCACGCAGGGTGCGGGCGAGTGCGCCACGGGCAGCGTCGTCCGGGCGGGGCCACTCACCGGCCACGGCGTGCCGCTCCGCCTGCCAGCCGAATCCGGGCAGGTCCAGGCACACGCGCCGGTCGTACGCGTTGCCGCCGCTGGGCACCGACAGGTCGTCGACGCCACCCGGCATCAGGAAGTGCACACGGCGCAGGGACATGGGGATGATCCCACCATTCCATCGAGCGGAGGCCTGGGCGACGGTCTGGGCAGCGGACTGCTGCGGTACGTAGTCCAGGCGGGCCCGGCCGAAGGCGTTGCCGGGGGCCTTGTCCGTGCCCCTGCCGGTCACGTGGACCGTCGTGTCGAGGGCGGTGCCGACGCTCGTGTCGGTCACAGCGCACGCTCGTAGCTCGCCCAGGCGATGTGCGACTCGTGCAGGGTGACCGTGAGCTGTGCGATGCCCTTGGCCCCCTCGCCCAGCGCGCCCTTGTGGATGCGCTCGGCGAGCCGGTCTGCGATGACCTTGGCCAGGTACTCCGTGGAGGTGTTGACCCCCGCGAAGTCGGGTTCGTTGTCGAGGTTGCGGTAGTTCAGCCCGCCGACGACGGCCCCGAGTTCCTGCGTGGCCAGGCCGATGTCGATGACGATGTTGTCCTCGTCCAACTGTTCGCGCCTGAATGTGGCGTCCACGAGGAACGTGGCCCCGTGCAGGCGCTGGGCCGGTCCGAAGACCTCGCCGTGAAAGCTGTGGGCGATCATGATGTGATCGCGGACGGTGATGCTGAACAACGGACGACCCTCCAGGTGCGGCGCGTCTGTTCCCCGGCTGATCGCCGCCGGGGATGCCGGTTAGTACGGCCGGACGCCTCCCGGCGTTCAGCGTCGGGCATGTCTTTTCTCAGGTCAGGCGGCGGCCTCGTCATAACGCACGAGATGGCACAGGGCCGGGGTGTCGCCGGAGGCGAGGCGGGGCATGAGTGCGGGCAGTTCCGCGAACCTGGACTCGCCGGTGATGAGCGCGTCCAGGGCCGGGTCGGCCAGCAGGTCGAGGGCGAGGGCGAGCCGGTCGGCGTAGCTGCGGCCGGGGCGGGCCGGGGAGACGGTGCCGACCTGGCTGCTGCGGATGACGAGCCGCCGTGAGTGGAAGGCCTCGCCCAACGGAAGGCTCACCTTCCGGTCGCCGTACCAGCTCAGTTCGATCACCGTGCCCTCGGCGGAGAGGAGTTCGAGGGAGCGGGTGAGCCCCTGTTCGGTGGCGCTGGCGTGCACGACCAGGTCGCAGCCGCCGAGGGCGTCGCCGGGCAGCGCGAACCCGACACCGAGGGCTTCGGCGGTCCTGGCGCGCGCGGGGTCGGCGTCGACGAGCTGGACCCGCACGCCCGGGAAGCGGGCCAGCAACGCGGCGACCGAGCTGCCGACCATGCCGCCTCCGACGACGGCGACCCGGTCGCCGATCAGCGGCGCCGCGTCCCACAGGGCGTTGACGGCGGTCTCCACGGTGCCGGCGAGCACGGCCCGCCGGGCGGGCACCGTGTCGGGTACGGGTGTCACCGCGCCCGCCGGGACGACGTAGCGGGTCTGGTGCGGGTAGAGGCAGAAGACCGTCCGCCCGACGAGCGCTTCCGGTCCTTCCTCCACCACGCCCACGTTGAGGTAGCCGTACTTCACCGGCCCCGGGAAGTCGCCCTCCTGGAACGGCGCACGCATCGCGGCGTGCTGGCTCTCGGGCACCTGTCCGCGGAAGACGAGGGTCTCCGTGCCCCGGCTCACTCCGGAGTACAACGAGCGCACCAGGACCTCGCCCCCGCCCGGTCCGGACAGGGGGACTTCCCGGATTTCGCCTCGGCCGGGCGAGTCGAGCCAGAACGCATGAGCGGCGCGGTTCATCGAATTCCTCCTGAACGTTCGTCACGTTGCACGCGTACCGAGTGGTGCACAGGCCGCGCACAAGGTAGCGGCGTTGATCGACTCTGTCACACGGCCGGAGGGTGTTCGGTGGCCCTGAACAACAGTTACGACGCAAGGCTCGTACAGCAGGAAACCGCCGTGGGGG comes from the Streptomyces sp. KMM 9044 genome and includes:
- a CDS encoding glycosyltransferase family 4 protein, which translates into the protein MTGRGTDKAPGNAFGRARLDYVPQQSAAQTVAQASARWNGGIIPMSLRRVHFLMPGGVDDLSVPSGGNAYDRRVCLDLPGFGWQAERHAVAGEWPRPDDAARGALARTLRELPDGSVVMLDGLVACGVPEIVVPEAQRLRMAVLVHLPLGDETGLAPALAADLDARERAVLRAVPAVIGTSDWAARRLVSHHGLAPDRIHVAAPGADIAPLASGTDGVSRLLCVAAVTPRKGQHRLVEALAAVSDLPWSCALVGGLTHDPEYVTHLRHLIRKHGLQDRLELTGPKSGAELDASYATADLMVLTSYAETYGMAVTEALARGIPVLATDVGGLPEAVGRAPDGGVPGILVPPENPAAIALELRGWFGEADVRRRLKAAARGRRAALGGWASTAQSLATVLRRLPAEPRRAA
- a CDS encoding lysylphosphatidylglycerol synthase transmembrane domain-containing protein, producing the protein MTARAVETPVLGLPIPEPSPSHPVRPGAGTATGPRAFFARLNTPAVRTRIGTVAGVAILAVLLWRLGTGVFVDGLRRIDGPSLLVALGIGLVTTVFSAWRWALVARALRIRLPLAPAVADYYRALFLNAALPGGVLGDVHRAVRHGQSTGDLGRGVRSVVLERTAGQLALFAAGAVMLLTMPSPVRDDLRQAAPMAGLAALGACAVVLALRMNRPGPSRRGRALRSALAEAREGLLSRRNGPGVLVSSSVVLAGYLAMFVLAARVAGVGAAVTELLPLAVLALLAMSLPLNVGGWGPREGVAAWAFGAAGLGAGRGLTVAVVYGVLSLAASLPGVLVLVARWYAGLRAGRRTAAAPTPGPAPASDAQDIPDYAPLTPLGAEAGAEAGESIEKYVPKESTRLTRSSLPLSAEPSEGRPMTPESV
- a CDS encoding class I SAM-dependent methyltransferase, whose translation is MTTDTGGTGAIPAQPGPRSGDAQSVIPGAGPAPHPGERATLRLRGTGSDTDPEADEPARYAPEWLQLREPADAFARAHDLLDPLRIKLANLPKRADGFVIHDIGCGTGSMGRWLAPRLDGAQHWVLHDRDPYLLHFAAVASPRSAADGSRVSVETRRGDVARLTADALSGASLVTASALLDVLTREDVDALAAACAGAGCPALLTLSVAGRAELTAPHPLDQEIAEAFNAHQKRGGLLGPDAATAAAEAFSEHGATVRLNPSPWRLGPEHAGLIAQWLRGWVGAAVEERPELAEPASRYLTERLEACAAGDLRVVVHHTDLLALCRPAGGTA
- the ribA gene encoding GTP cyclohydrolase II, which gives rise to MTENIGVLGKKPPQRTGVERVVNAPLPTVYGKFQAVGYLDHDRGDEQVALVHGDIGADRVLTRLHSECLTGDAFGSRHCECGDQLAAALRAVADEGAGVVVYLRGHEGRGIGLLAKLRAMALQAEGLDTVEANLALGLPVDARDYGVAAGILQDLGVESVRLMSNNPRKRDALQQHGIQVTEQVPLLIPPCESNITYLRTKRERLDHNLPHLDAVAHWS
- a CDS encoding zinc-dependent alcohol dehydrogenase gives rise to the protein MNRAAHAFWLDSPGRGEIREVPLSGPGGGEVLVRSLYSGVSRGTETLVFRGQVPESQHAAMRAPFQEGDFPGPVKYGYLNVGVVEEGPEALVGRTVFCLYPHQTRYVVPAGAVTPVPDTVPARRAVLAGTVETAVNALWDAAPLIGDRVAVVGGGMVGSSVAALLARFPGVRVQLVDADPARARTAEALGVGFALPGDALGGCDLVVHASATEQGLTRSLELLSAEGTVIELSWYGDRKVSLPLGEAFHSRRLVIRSSQVGTVSPARPGRSYADRLALALDLLADPALDALITGESRFAELPALMPRLASGDTPALCHLVRYDEAAA
- a CDS encoding 6-pyruvoyl trahydropterin synthase family protein translates to MFSITVRDHIMIAHSFHGEVFGPAQRLHGATFLVDATFRREQLDEDNIVIDIGLATQELGAVVGGLNYRNLDNEPDFAGVNTSTEYLAKVIADRLAERIHKGALGEGAKGIAQLTVTLHESHIAWASYERAL